A window of Streptomyces sp. DG1A-41 contains these coding sequences:
- a CDS encoding aldo/keto reductase: MRGADPRVVLGLHRSCHERRLLTGALELGVAALDTSSNYLGFRSHQVLARTAGDLLPKFTVSTKIGYFPGRDGVEHSLDPVRLHAAAEQAAKDLGREPDLVFLHNAEHSLREAAPHHQDAFVQACAALDTAVAKGLCAAWGVASWDPSPLLSLIDMTVPRPAVLMVRAGLLVGSRTLDAADALTKAWGLGSGKVWGMSPFVGSTSGPVWARIDPRVFLRDSSQLSRVQAAFRVAYHLPRVGSVAVGTDDPAHLGELVGALAGEVEERTIQEYRSLLRDRSRGQPS, encoded by the coding sequence GTGCGCGGTGCTGACCCCCGAGTTGTCCTCGGGTTACACCGGTCTTGTCACGAACGCCGTCTCCTGACCGGCGCGCTGGAGCTTGGTGTCGCCGCACTTGACACCAGCAGCAACTACCTTGGCTTCCGCTCACATCAGGTCCTGGCACGGACAGCCGGTGATCTGTTGCCGAAGTTCACGGTCTCCACCAAGATCGGATATTTCCCGGGGCGGGACGGGGTGGAGCACTCCCTGGACCCCGTACGCCTGCACGCTGCTGCGGAACAGGCGGCCAAGGACCTCGGGCGAGAGCCGGACCTGGTGTTCCTGCACAATGCGGAGCATTCGCTCCGCGAAGCCGCCCCTCACCATCAGGACGCGTTTGTCCAGGCGTGCGCCGCCCTCGACACCGCCGTGGCGAAGGGGCTCTGCGCAGCCTGGGGCGTCGCGTCCTGGGACCCGTCACCGCTGCTGAGCCTGATCGACATGACCGTACCGAGGCCAGCGGTCCTCATGGTCCGCGCCGGTTTGCTTGTGGGATCCAGAACGCTGGACGCCGCGGATGCCCTCACCAAGGCGTGGGGTCTGGGCAGCGGCAAGGTGTGGGGGATGAGCCCTTTCGTAGGCAGCACCAGCGGCCCGGTGTGGGCCCGGATCGATCCCCGCGTATTTCTCCGTGACAGCAGCCAACTCTCCCGTGTACAGGCGGCATTCAGAGTCGCCTATCACCTCCCGCGGGTCGGCTCCGTTGCCGTGGGCACCGATGACCCCGCCCATCTGGGCGAACTCGTCGGCGCCTTGGCGGGCGAGGTCGAAGAGCGGACCATCCAGGAGTACCGGAGTCTCCTTCGAGACCGCTCGCGCGGTCAGCCCTCCTGA
- a CDS encoding ATP-binding protein, protein MPTLVHRFVLAGAEREVPLARRKVVDKVRAWGVPLDDEAADAIRLVASELITNAMVHGEGPVTVALFHRPGRLVIDVLDDNPSVPHRSCAQADDESGRGLALVGLLASRCAWEPSGRGKRVWAEIALPMAEPAVRAAVLRRLFTLRPKREVVAEHESLTLAVV, encoded by the coding sequence ATGCCCACGCTCGTCCATCGGTTCGTCCTCGCGGGTGCGGAAAGGGAGGTGCCCCTCGCCCGGCGCAAGGTCGTCGACAAGGTGCGCGCGTGGGGCGTGCCGTTGGACGACGAGGCGGCTGACGCCATCCGTCTTGTCGCCTCCGAACTCATCACCAACGCCATGGTCCATGGGGAAGGGCCCGTCACGGTCGCGCTGTTTCACCGGCCCGGTCGCCTGGTGATCGACGTCCTCGATGACAACCCCTCGGTTCCGCACAGGAGTTGTGCCCAGGCCGACGACGAGAGCGGGCGCGGCCTGGCACTGGTCGGACTTCTCGCGTCGCGGTGTGCCTGGGAGCCTTCCGGCCGCGGGAAGCGTGTATGGGCGGAGATCGCGCTTCCCATGGCGGAGCCCGCTGTCCGAGCCGCCGTTCTGCGCAGATTATTCACGCTACGGCCGAAGCGCGAGGTCGTAGCCGAGCACGAGTCGCTCACCCTGGCGGTCGTGTGA
- a CDS encoding transcriptional regulator, with protein MPGESLAVHPLSFLRQTRGWGKAEFARLMQAHGRLLGIPLATNRTTVWKWEQGQEPDADAQRVLADLLRVPYEQARKEGWPRWLPVWEVTGLTAPWTEAGTVEALSELVGSGRMDRRGFLTITGAALTGLAASWVDAPSAFASALNGDQVTDTMVSTIEKRISTLRTLDDQLGGATLLEQARGDLALVTGLLSAGRYTDTVRVRLYGLAARVSHLTGWMAYDAGLRSAGQRYYVGALRSARTAGDDAFGAFILAEMGVHVSEAGRTAERVDLISTAIDNAPRTLSPYTQSFLYLHKAEALSRDGDHQKAGAALNRALSLWERHTAEENPDWLDWFGEAQLKSTEGKVLLRSGEVERATGSLETSVKSAAPRDKAVRSSRLAEARLAGGDLEGALDAANYGAELLETSVSSVRALDRLKEFSARLEPRKSVPAVREFRERLQALPVAA; from the coding sequence GTGCCTGGTGAGTCGTTGGCAGTTCATCCGCTGAGCTTCCTCCGCCAGACACGCGGATGGGGGAAGGCCGAGTTCGCCCGACTCATGCAGGCGCACGGGCGGTTGCTCGGAATCCCGCTAGCGACCAACCGGACGACCGTATGGAAGTGGGAGCAGGGGCAGGAGCCGGACGCGGACGCCCAGCGCGTACTCGCTGACCTGTTACGCGTCCCGTACGAGCAGGCCCGGAAGGAAGGATGGCCCCGGTGGCTTCCGGTCTGGGAGGTGACGGGGCTCACCGCCCCGTGGACCGAGGCCGGTACCGTTGAGGCGTTGTCCGAACTCGTGGGGAGTGGCCGCATGGATCGCCGGGGCTTTCTCACGATCACCGGGGCCGCCCTGACCGGCCTCGCGGCGAGCTGGGTGGACGCGCCCTCCGCCTTCGCCTCAGCCCTCAACGGGGATCAGGTCACGGACACGATGGTCTCGACGATCGAAAAGCGCATCAGCACGCTCCGCACTCTCGACGATCAACTCGGAGGCGCCACGCTTCTGGAGCAGGCACGCGGCGATCTCGCCCTGGTGACCGGTCTCCTGAGCGCTGGCCGGTACACGGACACGGTGCGCGTCCGCCTCTACGGTCTGGCGGCCCGGGTATCGCACCTGACCGGGTGGATGGCCTACGACGCAGGGCTGCGGTCTGCCGGCCAGCGTTACTACGTCGGGGCCCTACGCAGCGCCCGTACCGCTGGAGACGACGCATTCGGAGCCTTCATCCTCGCGGAGATGGGCGTTCACGTCTCCGAAGCCGGACGAACCGCCGAGCGTGTCGACCTCATCTCCACCGCCATCGACAACGCACCTCGAACGCTGTCGCCGTACACCCAGTCCTTCCTCTACCTGCACAAGGCCGAGGCACTGTCGCGCGACGGCGACCACCAGAAAGCCGGAGCGGCGCTCAACCGTGCCTTGTCTCTCTGGGAGCGCCACACGGCGGAGGAGAATCCGGACTGGCTCGACTGGTTCGGTGAGGCCCAGTTGAAGTCGACCGAGGGCAAGGTTCTGCTGCGGTCCGGGGAGGTGGAGCGCGCGACGGGTTCCCTGGAGACCTCCGTGAAGAGCGCGGCTCCTCGGGACAAGGCCGTACGGTCCAGCCGCCTGGCTGAGGCCCGGCTCGCTGGTGGTGACCTGGAGGGGGCGCTGGACGCCGCGAACTACGGCGCCGAGCTCTTGGAGACCAGTGTCAGCTCCGTACGGGCTCTGGACCGCTTGAAGGAGTTCTCCGCGCGGCTCGAACCGCGCAAGTCCGTCCCCGCTGTCCGTGAGTTCCGTGAGCGCCTTCAGGCTCTGCCCGTCGCGGCTTAG
- a CDS encoding cupin domain-containing protein — protein MEHRLISAIETALGWSGAGELGKGFVRGSMDDPALVSRIMTPNRLLDIAMRRSLNRPQFRCFQKGEEVHPAIYYTDSVSPRGQSIPVVNMRSLGRLLRDGATMIMDQANVFDPTMEVACRALQWWSRERVQVNAYLTTNDAAGFPLHWDDHDVVIVQLAGEKKWEVRATSRKVPMYRDSDPNDTPSDEIIWSGVMRTGDVMHIPRGHWHQATRTGSGSGKSLHVTFGITKRTGASWLVWLADWCREREIFRHDLDRWHGTGGEALTAAAAQLVGERSPVDFLAAYEQETTLPRHVPFLDTLGPLDAVVCTTHFPPRIQESGETVDVVASGKKLTLAAKAGPALHLLLSGRPVPLERAATVVGAEVPEVAEILVKEELCAVLTPELSSGYTGLVTNAVS, from the coding sequence ATGGAACATCGGTTGATCAGCGCCATCGAGACAGCGCTCGGATGGAGCGGGGCCGGGGAACTGGGCAAGGGCTTCGTACGCGGGAGCATGGACGACCCCGCACTCGTCTCCCGCATCATGACTCCGAACCGCCTGCTCGACATCGCGATGCGCCGGAGCCTGAACCGCCCTCAGTTCAGGTGCTTCCAGAAGGGCGAGGAGGTTCATCCGGCCATCTACTACACCGACAGCGTCAGCCCCAGGGGCCAGAGCATCCCCGTGGTCAACATGCGCAGCCTGGGCAGGCTCTTGCGGGATGGCGCGACAATGATCATGGACCAGGCCAACGTCTTCGATCCGACGATGGAGGTCGCGTGCCGGGCCCTGCAGTGGTGGTCTCGCGAACGGGTCCAGGTCAACGCGTACCTGACGACGAACGACGCCGCCGGCTTCCCCCTGCACTGGGACGACCACGATGTGGTGATCGTCCAGCTCGCGGGGGAGAAAAAGTGGGAGGTGCGCGCGACTTCCCGCAAGGTCCCGATGTACAGGGACTCCGACCCCAACGACACTCCGAGCGACGAAATCATCTGGTCCGGCGTCATGCGGACCGGTGACGTCATGCACATCCCCCGAGGCCACTGGCACCAGGCGACACGGACCGGCAGCGGCTCCGGCAAGAGCCTTCACGTCACCTTCGGCATCACCAAGCGCACGGGAGCGAGCTGGCTCGTGTGGCTGGCCGACTGGTGTCGCGAGCGGGAGATCTTCCGCCACGATCTCGACCGCTGGCACGGAACCGGCGGCGAGGCCCTGACTGCGGCCGCCGCCCAGCTGGTCGGCGAACGCTCCCCGGTCGACTTCCTGGCCGCATACGAGCAGGAGACGACGCTGCCTCGGCACGTGCCGTTCCTCGACACACTCGGGCCGCTCGACGCCGTGGTGTGCACCACTCACTTCCCACCTCGTATCCAGGAAAGCGGGGAGACCGTCGACGTCGTGGCCTCAGGGAAGAAGCTCACCCTCGCTGCCAAGGCCGGGCCCGCACTGCACCTGCTGCTCAGCGGCAGGCCCGTCCCGCTGGAGCGGGCCGCAACCGTCGTCGGAGCCGAAGTCCCGGAGGTCGCCGAGATCCTGGTGAAGGAGGAGCTGTGCGCGGTGCTGACCCCCGAGTTGTCCTCGGGTTACACCGGTCTTGTCACGAACGCCGTCTCCTGA